The DNA sequence GCAATTGCATCTATCAACGGAGTGTGTCCATGTCACAGCACCAACTCAACCAGACCGGCGCTTTCCTGCTCCGCGTGGCGCTCGGGATCATGTTCCTAGCCCACAGCCTGCTCCTGAAGCTCTTCATCTTCACACTGGCCGGCACAGCCCAATTCTTCGTTTCAATTGGGCTGCCCGGCTGGCTCGCTTACGTAATTTTCGCCACAGAGGCGGTTGCCGGCGTCCTTCTGGTCCTCGGTGTACAGACGCGGTGGGTCGCGCTAGCGACCGTGCCCATTCTCGCAGGGGCGACATGGGCTCATTTCGGCAATGGCTGGATGTTTGGGTACGAGAACGGTGGCTGGGAGTATCCGGCCTACCTGACTTTGCTCGCCGTTGCGCAAGGGCTTCTGGGTGACGGCCGGTTCGCGCTCAGTCCCTCTGTCACGCCTAACTGGATTGGACACACCGGGAAAGGAACGGTTGAATCATGAAATTCCCTTCTGCAAGACCGGCGACGTGCCGCCGGAAGGAGAGGGCGCGGGTCTTCCCGGACTTTGGCCGGGAGGTCCAGGTCTGGCGCGTGGATGTCCGGATCTGCGCATCAGCAAACGCGTGCCTTCACCTCGGGGGACCGCTGGAGTGCAAGGATGGAGCGTTCGTCTGCCCGTGGCAAGGCGCGCGGTTCGACACGACCAATGGACAAAGGCTCGACGGCCCGGCGCCGGCGGGAGCGGGTACCCACCTAATGTTACCGCCAACAAGGATCGAGGGTGAGGAACTGCTGTACGTCTGGGGAGAGACACCATGAGCCTGCATTTGATAAGTCACACGCTTTGCCCATACGTTCAGCGCGCGGCGATCTCGCTTGCGGAGAAAAAGGTCAGGTTTGAGCGGACTTACATTGACCTCGCGAACAAGCCTGACTGGTTCCTCGCAGTGTCGCCTTTGGGCAAGACGCCGGTGCTACTGAAGGGCGAGGTCCCGATCTTCGAATCTGCGGTGATCCTCGAATATCTAGAAGAGACACAACCCAATCCGCTCCATCCCCATGACGCCCTCGAACGGGCACGCCACAGGGCTTGGATGGAGTTCGGCTCAGCCGTCCTCAACGACATCGCGGGCTTCTATTCGGCATCCGACGAGGGAGTATTCGACGCGAAAATTGCGGTTCTGCATGAGAAGTTCAGACGGGTGGAAGCAGAACTTGAAGCAGGACCTTACTTTGCCGGCGACAGGTTCGGTCTCGTCGATGTCGTATTCGGCCCGGTCTTCCGGTATTTCAACGTGTTCGAAGAGATTGGCGCCTTCGGCATCCTAACCGACCTTCCCAAGATCGACCGTTGGAGGCAAGCGCTCTGTAGCAGAGATAGCGTTGAGAAGGCCGTTGGCGAAGACTATCCATCTCTGCTGCGCGCATTTCTACTTCGGCGGAACTCATACCTATCTTCGCTCATGCGGACGAATGAAGGTAGACATCGCGCAACTGCCGGGTTGGAGTCCCAAGTTAAGCCATAGTCTCTTTTTCGAGGTTGCGAGATACCCGAATTGTTCCTGCGGCCTTCCGTGGTGATCGAGATTAGGAGCAAGCGCCGCCGAAATTTCTAGGACCTGAGAACTCGAATGCAACGCCTCTCTGTTTTGGACCTCAAAGCGATTGAGACCGTCGCGGAAACAGGCAGCTTCCGCAAGTCGGCCCTTCGACTTGGCATTGGTCAACCTGCTATTTCCCGTCGGGTGGCTCGAGTGGAGGACAGGATTGGGGTTTCGCTGTTCGAACGGCGTCGGAGTGGAGCGAGGCTGACCCTTGCGGGACGTGTATTTGTGGGACGAGCGCGTGGCATCTTGAATGACCTGAGTGCAGCATGGGACATGGCGCGCAGTGTGGGGGAAGCCAAAACCGGAGAGTTGCGGATCGGACTAATCGCCTCGTTATCAAGAGGAACTCTTCGATGCGTCATCGAAGAGTTTTTGCTTGGTCACCCGGACGTCCACCTGAGCTTTACTGAGGCAGAGCGCGGCGAACTTCTCAGCTTGCTGAATCATCGTGAGATCGACGTCTTCATCGCCACAGGGACCAATTCTCTAGCAATCGGTGACACGATGGTCCTCGACGAGGAAAGAACTTATCTTGCTGTGCCGTCCAATTCGCATTTGGCCGTGAAGACGCAGCTTACCTGGACCGATGTCGAAGACGAAACTTATCTCGTCAGCAAACGCGAGGCCGGTCAGGACATCCACGACTACATCCACCGCCGAATATCCGATCTTGGCAAACCCGTCAGTTTGCAATGGCACCGGCTCGGACACGAAGGAATCATGACCTTAGTTGGACTTGGGCTCGGTATCAGCCTCATCGCCGATCATTGGCGCGGAGTCTCATATCCGAATGTGACATTTGTTCGGATTGGTGAGGCAGACGAGCGCATACCGTTCTCCTTGGTTTGGCGACCCGAGAATGACAATCCGGCGCTCAGGCGTTTTTTGAGTTTGGCGCGGGTTCATGCGAAGGGGGCTGCCTCCTCTCTTTCCGAAGTTTCGCAAAACCGCGATCCGTGGCCATGAACCGCGCCAACATAGGCGCGATAAGCTTTCCGGCTTCGTTCTTCTGCCCAGTCTCGCAGGCCAGCACATCAGCATAGGCGACAAGATCGCGATGCACGTCTGCTGGCAATTCAATGCTCAGCTTGACAGGTTTGTTGTCTGGGATAGCGCCCAGTTTTAGTTTGCTCATGGATCAATTCCGATAGGGTTCGAGGATGAGGTCGCGCGTGACCATGACGCGGACCGGAAAACCGGGGCGAATCGTCAAGGTCGGCGGGATGGAAATCTGACGGCGGACGATCTCGTCCCCGGCGCGCCCGATTGTGTCCTGGGTTCCCTCACGAATGGCACGGGCGATGTCGTCGTCGTCATCGGCGCCCAGTTCCACACCGATGTTCAGGACGGTGGCGAGCCCAGCCGCCATGAATAGCCGACCCCAGTGGTTGTTGACGCCGTCTTCCAGCCCGGCATAGCCCGCTTCGTCGGCGCCGGGCTGGCGTTCGAGAACGATGGAGCGCCCATTGGGCAGGATCAACCGTGTCCAGGCCAGCAGCACGCGGCTTTGCCCGAAAGCGACGCGGCTGTCGTATTCACCGATGAGGCGCGCCCCTTGGGGGATCAGCAGGAACCGTCCGGTCGGGCTGTCATAGACATTGGACGTCACCTGCGCGGTGATCTGGCCGGGAAGATCGGATCGCAGGCCGGTCACGAGGGCCGCCGGAACGACCGCTCCGGCTTGCACGACATAAGGGCTTGGAGGGTCGACGAGTCGATCCGCGGCGGTCGTTCGGCGCTCAACGGGTTCGTCGAGGAAGGCTTCCTGTCTGTCCGTGGCGTCTGGCGTGACGCCGGTTGCACTCGCGGGAAAGAATGATCCGGCGCCGGATGGTGTCGGAGAAACTGCGGTCGAATTTTGCTGGGGTCCGCTGGTGGAGGTCTTGGCTTCGGCGAAAAGGCGACTGAGCCGGGCGGCCTCCAATTCTTGCAACCGGCGCTGTTCGTCAGGATCGACGGCAGGCGCAGTGACGACCGCCGGCACAGGCTGACCGCGTTGTTGAGCTGACAGGATCGGCCGCCCGAGCTCACCGGGCAGTGGCGGTCCAAGTCGAGGTATGCGTGTATAGTCGGTCGGAAGGCGCGACAGACCTTCGGCTGCCTGGATGCGCTCGGTCGAATAGAGCTCCGTCGGTCCATCGGCCGGTTTGCGATCTTGCAGAGCCACAATCAGGATGGCGCCGAGACCGAGTCCGCTGGCCGCGCCAAGAACCGTCAGCGTGCGACGCGATAGCCGCATGACCCTTGGCGGATCGACGCGCAGCCGCAAGGAGGCGGCGATCCTTTTGTCCTCACGGGGTTCTCTATCCTCGCTCATTTGCGCGGCCCCACGGCGCGAGGACGTGACGCGGTAGGGGCGTTGCGGCTCACCCCGTCGGTACGGACGATCCGCACACGTTTCTGCCTGTCACCGAGACGCAGTTCGGCGGCGGCGAAAAGCCGATCGACGATCATGTAGTTGCGGGCGATACGGTAGTTGACGAGCTGGCCTTCGCCTTCCGGTCCGATGACGAAGAGCGGCGGCATTTCCCCCTGACCGATCCCGCGCGGGAACTCGATGAAGACCTGCCGCCCATCGTCGAAGGCGCGAAGCGGCCGCCAGGGCGCGCGGTCGCCCTCGATCCGGTAGCGGAAGCGCAAGGAGTCGAGCGCCACGTCGCGTCCGATCGGGAAGGCTGCTTCCGCCTCGGCGTTGCGCCGCCTGAGCGCGATCAAGGCGTCTTCGGCATAGGTCCAGGAGACGGACGCCATGTAGGCGGACGGGTTCGCTCTCAGTTCGAGATGATAGGTCCGCCGATCCGTATTGATGACGAGGTTGGTCTGAAGATCCGGTCGCGTCGGTTTGACCAGGATGTGGATCCGCTGGCTGTCGCCTGCACCGCTCTGGGTGTCGCCGATGATCCAGCGCGCCGTGTCGCCGGCCGCGATCGGCCCGGAGCCAACTAGGCTCTCTCCGGGCTGCAGGGCGATATCGGTGATCTGCCCCGGCGATGCGTAAACCTGATAGAGCGCACCCTCGTTATAGGGATAGAGTTGTACGGCGTTGATGAAGCCGTCGCGTACCGGCTCCATCCGGGCGGCGGCGTTCGCTTCGTTCACCCGTTCGGCGGGATCGGCAGATTCCGGCGCCCGGTCTCCCCCATTGATCGGCTTGAGTTGACCGGGCAGCGGCAAGGGACTGGTGCGCTCGACGATCCGTACCGGACGCTCCGGTTCAGGAAGAAGCGTCGCTTCGATCGGAGGGGTGTCGTAAGCGATCTCAGGCGGCTTGAATGTCGAGCATCCCGAGAGCGCGGTCGCGGCGAGAAGCACCGTCATGGAGGCTTTGTTCAGGCGAAGTGTTTTTATCATTGGGCGGACTCCCGGGACCAGTTGATGGCGTTGACGAAGATGCCGAGCGGGTTTTTGCGCAGGCGCTCGGCGTCGCGCGGCTGTTGCAGAACGATGGTGAGAATGGCGGTCCAGCGTTCGGTCGCGGCGAGCTGTCCGTTGGCGTAACGGCGCTCGATCCAGGCGATGCGGAAGCTGCTCTCGGAGGCGCGGATAACGCTGGAGACTTCGATCGAGATCTGCGTGTCGCCGACCTTGGCGAAAGGATCGTTCACCCTGGCGTAGTCATTGAGCGCCAGCGCGCCCTTGTCGGTCGTGAAATCATACGCGTGCAGCCAGTTCTGGCGCAGCACGATGGGATCGGCGGGGATTTGGCGCACATTCTCGATAAAGCGCGAGAGGTGGTATGCGATTTGCGGATCGGTTGGACGGAAGTCCGCGGTGGCGGGCGCCACCGCTTGCGCCGCGCCAAGCCTGTCCACCTCGACAACATAGGGCGTGATCGTCCCTTGCGTGGATTGCCAGACCAGAGCGGCGCTGAGCCCGCCTGAGAGCAGCAACGAGCCGAACGCCATTACCCGCCAGTTTCTGGCTTGCACGCGGGCGGACCCGATGCGCTCGTCCCAGACCTGTGCGGCCTTCTGATACGGCGTGACGGGCTCGGGGGTCTTGGAATAACGAACGCTCGGGCGACGGAAGATCATGATTTCTCCGAAAGGCTGACAGCGGTCCCGCCGCCGCCATGGTCGCCGGAGCGAACGGCATGAGCTGCGACGGCGGCGCCGTGGTGAAGGGTTTGCTGTTGTTTCATGCGGCGCGCCCAGGCCGGCGGTCCGTCGTTCGTCGACGTGGCGGGCTCGGGGCTATTGCTGAACTTGCCGCCGGTCGCTTCGAAGGCGGCGCGCGCGCCGGAGCGGTAGCTTTCGCTCATTGAACGGCGAAGCGGGTTCGTCGCTGCGCCGACGCCGGCTTTTCCGACGCTGGCGAGACCCGCGGCGACACCTGATGCGCCGCCGCCAGCAGCGGCGTTTCCCATGCTGTAGGCGGTCGAGGCGCCGCCAGCGACTGCCGCCGCGCCGCGCGCTCCTGCGCCGGCCGCTCCCACGGCCATCCGGGCGCCGGCGACCCCGCCGACAGCGAGCCCGCCGGCGGCGAGGCCTGCGCCAACCGCAGCGCCTGCGCCGAATTGCGGTCCGCCCGAGACGATGCCGTTGGCGATGCCCGGACCGAAGATGCCGAGCGCCAGCATTGAAAGCGCGGCCAGAACGATGGCCATGGCGTCTTCTATGGTCGGCTCGCCCGTGAACCCAGCGGTGAACTCGCCAAAGATGGTCGAGCCGATGCCGACGATCACGGCGAGCACCAGCACCTTGACGCCGGACGAGATCACCAGCCCGAGCACCCGCTCGGCCATGAAGGCGGTTTTGTTGAAGAGGCCGAAGGGCACGAGGATGAAGCCGGCCAGCGTGGCGAGCTTGAACTCGATCAGCGTGACGAAGAGCTGAATCGCAAGGATGAAGAAGGACAGGAGAACGACCAGCCAGGCGAACAGCAGGATGATGATCTGGAGGAAATTCTCGAAGAAAGAGACAAAGCCCATCAGATCGGAAATCGATGTGAGAATCGGACGGCCCGCATCAAGGCCGATCTCCGCGATGCGGCCGGGCTGAAGCAGCTCGCCGGGGCTGAGACTGCCGCCGGAAGCGATGAGGCCGAGACCGGCGAAGCTTTCGAAAACGATGCGGGCGAGCGCGTTCCAGTTGCCGATGATGTAGGCGAAGACGCCGACGAAGAGCGTTTTCTTGATGAGCCGGGCGAGAATGTCGTCGTCGGCGCCCCAGGCCCAGAAGAGCGCGGCGAGCGTCACGTCGATGACGATCAGGGTCGTTGCCAGGAAGGCGACGTCGCCGCCGAGCAGGCCAAAGCCGCTGTCGATGTAGGAGGTGAAGACCTGCAGGAAGCGGTCAATGACGCCAACGCCGCCCATATCCTACTCCTTCTCGGGATCGTCGCCAGGAAGCCCGAGAAACCGGCGGCGTTGCTCTGCCCAGGCGGCGCGACACGTCGTGTCGGTTTCCAGCTCTTCCGGCGTCACCGTCCGGCAGCGAGAAAGTTCCGCCTGCAAAGGATCGTCGCTCGCCGACGATCTCGCCGGCGTTTCCGAAGTGACCGTGTTCGCCAGTTCAACCGCGGCGAAGAGCGCAGCGAGCCCGCCCAGGGCGATAGCGACGAGCCTGATGATTTGGTCGGGAGAGCTGCGCACGGAACTTACCGGAACATGCTGACGGCGGTTGGCGTGTAGCCGGACCCGTAGTCGAGGAAGCGATTGAGGTTCTCGCGCCCCTGCGCTTCAGCGGAGGCTCGCCGAGCCGCGTCCAGCGCGTCCGCGCGGTTCTGCGCGGCGATGGCGGCGGTAAGGTCCGTCATCTGCTGGCTTTGCAAGGCGAGCAGTTGATTGCCGGCCTGCGCTGCCTGCAAGGCGCCGACCGCACCCTGGCTTTGCGAGACGAGAGTGCTCAGTTCCGTGCGCGTCGCTTCAATGTTGCCGACGACACCTGCCTGGACCTTCAATGCGTCTTCATAGCCCGCAACCGAGGTCCGCCAGCGCGCTTCGGCATTGGCGTTCATGGCGGCGAAATCGCCGGTTGCTGCGGCGTCTCCATATTGTTCTGAGAAGACGCGTTCGATTTCGGAGACGACGTATCCAACGCGCTGCGCTTCGCCCAACAGATCTTCTGTCTGCTGCATGATCGATCGCAGACGCGCCAGCGATGAGTGCGGCAGGTTTGCGAGGTTGCGTCCCTGGTTGATCAACATCTGCGCCTCGTTCTGAAGCTGCGTGATCTGATTGTTGATCATTTCGAGGGTGCGCGCGGCGGTCAGAATGTTCTGCGCAAGGTTGGTCGGATCGATGACGACGTCGCCGACGCCGAACAGCGCATAGGCCGGTTGCATGGGCGCCAAAGCGATGGCTCCGGTCAGCATGAGAGCGGCGAATTTCTTACGCATGAGTAGTCTCCTTGGTTTGAGGGGATGGGATCGGATCAGGTGCTTGGCCGAGCAGTTCGACGGCCCAATCGAGACCGCGACGGGCGAGCCAGGCTGCGGCGAAACCGTCTCGCCCGTGTTCGGCGAGAATGTCGGTAATGGCGGCGTGATCGGTCTTCGACGATGCGGCCGTGAAGGCGAGCGCGACCTCGCCGAGACCGAGCGAGAAAAGCCGATTGCCGCGCCGCGACTGGCAGTAATAGTCACGCTTCGGCATGGCCCGCGCGACGATCTCGATCTGGCGTTCATTGAGGCCGAAGCGGCGGTAGATATCGGCGATCTGAGGCTCGAAGGCGCGCTCGTTCGGCAGGAAAATCCGCGTCGGGCAGCTCTCGACGATGGCGGGTGCAATCGCGGAATTGTCGATGTCAGCAAGCGATTGCGTTGCGAAGAGGACGGACGCGTTCTTCTTCCGCAATGTCTTCAGCCATTCGCGGAGTTGGCCGCCAAAAGTGCCGTCATCGAGCGCGAGCCAGCCTTCATCGACGATGATGAGGCTCGGACGTCCGTCGAGGCGATCCTCGATCCGGTGGAACAGATAGGCGAGCACGGCGGGCGCTGCCGCCGACCCGATCAGCCCTTCGGTCTCGAAGGCCTGGAAATCGGCCGTTCCGAGCTCTTCAGTTTCGGCGTCGAGCAAACGCCCGAAGGGGCCGCCAAGACAGAATGGCGCCAATGCCTGTTTGAGTTCGGTCGACTGCAACAGGACGGAAAGCCCTGTGAGCGTTCGTTCTCCTACGGGCGCCGAGGCGAGCGACGTCAGCGTTGACCAGAGATGATCCCGCGCGACCGGATTGATGGTGACGCCTTCACGCGCGATCAGGCCGGACA is a window from the Hyphomonas sp. genome containing:
- the trbG gene encoding P-type conjugative transfer protein TrbG; translated protein: MIKTLRLNKASMTVLLAATALSGCSTFKPPEIAYDTPPIEATLLPEPERPVRIVERTSPLPLPGQLKPINGGDRAPESADPAERVNEANAAARMEPVRDGFINAVQLYPYNEGALYQVYASPGQITDIALQPGESLVGSGPIAAGDTARWIIGDTQSGAGDSQRIHILVKPTRPDLQTNLVINTDRRTYHLELRANPSAYMASVSWTYAEDALIALRRRNAEAEAAFPIGRDVALDSLRFRYRIEGDRAPWRPLRAFDDGRQVFIEFPRGIGQGEMPPLFVIGPEGEGQLVNYRIARNYMIVDRLFAAAELRLGDRQKRVRIVRTDGVSRNAPTASRPRAVGPRK
- a CDS encoding LysR substrate-binding domain-containing protein, whose translation is MQRLSVLDLKAIETVAETGSFRKSALRLGIGQPAISRRVARVEDRIGVSLFERRRSGARLTLAGRVFVGRARGILNDLSAAWDMARSVGEAKTGELRIGLIASLSRGTLRCVIEEFLLGHPDVHLSFTEAERGELLSLLNHREIDVFIATGTNSLAIGDTMVLDEERTYLAVPSNSHLAVKTQLTWTDVEDETYLVSKREAGQDIHDYIHRRISDLGKPVSLQWHRLGHEGIMTLVGLGLGISLIADHWRGVSYPNVTFVRIGEADERIPFSLVWRPENDNPALRRFLSLARVHAKGAASSLSEVSQNRDPWP
- a CDS encoding Rieske (2Fe-2S) protein, yielding MKFPSARPATCRRKERARVFPDFGREVQVWRVDVRICASANACLHLGGPLECKDGAFVCPWQGARFDTTNGQRLDGPAPAGAGTHLMLPPTRIEGEELLYVWGETP
- the trbL gene encoding P-type conjugative transfer protein TrbL; the encoded protein is MGGVGVIDRFLQVFTSYIDSGFGLLGGDVAFLATTLIVIDVTLAALFWAWGADDDILARLIKKTLFVGVFAYIIGNWNALARIVFESFAGLGLIASGGSLSPGELLQPGRIAEIGLDAGRPILTSISDLMGFVSFFENFLQIIILLFAWLVVLLSFFILAIQLFVTLIEFKLATLAGFILVPFGLFNKTAFMAERVLGLVISSGVKVLVLAVIVGIGSTIFGEFTAGFTGEPTIEDAMAIVLAALSMLALGIFGPGIANGIVSGGPQFGAGAAVGAGLAAGGLAVGGVAGARMAVGAAGAGARGAAAVAGGASTAYSMGNAAAGGGASGVAAGLASVGKAGVGAATNPLRRSMSESYRSGARAAFEATGGKFSNSPEPATSTNDGPPAWARRMKQQQTLHHGAAVAAHAVRSGDHGGGGTAVSLSEKS
- a CDS encoding glutathione S-transferase family protein, with protein sequence MSLHLISHTLCPYVQRAAISLAEKKVRFERTYIDLANKPDWFLAVSPLGKTPVLLKGEVPIFESAVILEYLEETQPNPLHPHDALERARHRAWMEFGSAVLNDIAGFYSASDEGVFDAKIAVLHEKFRRVEAELEAGPYFAGDRFGLVDVVFGPVFRYFNVFEEIGAFGILTDLPKIDRWRQALCSRDSVEKAVGEDYPSLLRAFLLRRNSYLSSLMRTNEGRHRATAGLESQVKP
- a CDS encoding TrbI/VirB10 family protein, giving the protein MSEDREPREDKRIAASLRLRVDPPRVMRLSRRTLTVLGAASGLGLGAILIVALQDRKPADGPTELYSTERIQAAEGLSRLPTDYTRIPRLGPPLPGELGRPILSAQQRGQPVPAVVTAPAVDPDEQRRLQELEAARLSRLFAEAKTSTSGPQQNSTAVSPTPSGAGSFFPASATGVTPDATDRQEAFLDEPVERRTTAADRLVDPPSPYVVQAGAVVPAALVTGLRSDLPGQITAQVTSNVYDSPTGRFLLIPQGARLIGEYDSRVAFGQSRVLLAWTRLILPNGRSIVLERQPGADEAGYAGLEDGVNNHWGRLFMAAGLATVLNIGVELGADDDDDIARAIREGTQDTIGRAGDEIVRRQISIPPTLTIRPGFPVRVMVTRDLILEPYRN
- a CDS encoding DUF2274 domain-containing protein, which codes for MSKLKLGAIPDNKPVKLSIELPADVHRDLVAYADVLACETGQKNEAGKLIAPMLARFMATDRGFAKLRKERRQPPSHEPAPNSKNA
- the trbK-alt gene encoding putative entry exclusion protein TrbK-alt; the protein is MRSSPDQIIRLVAIALGGLAALFAAVELANTVTSETPARSSASDDPLQAELSRCRTVTPEELETDTTCRAAWAEQRRRFLGLPGDDPEKE
- the trbF gene encoding conjugal transfer protein TrbF, whose amino-acid sequence is MFRRPSVRYSKTPEPVTPYQKAAQVWDERIGSARVQARNWRVMAFGSLLLSGGLSAALVWQSTQGTITPYVVEVDRLGAAQAVAPATADFRPTDPQIAYHLSRFIENVRQIPADPIVLRQNWLHAYDFTTDKGALALNDYARVNDPFAKVGDTQISIEVSSVIRASESSFRIAWIERRYANGQLAATERWTAILTIVLQQPRDAERLRKNPLGIFVNAINWSRESAQ
- a CDS encoding DoxX family protein, with protein sequence MSQHQLNQTGAFLLRVALGIMFLAHSLLLKLFIFTLAGTAQFFVSIGLPGWLAYVIFATEAVAGVLLVLGVQTRWVALATVPILAGATWAHFGNGWMFGYENGGWEYPAYLTLLAVAQGLLGDGRFALSPSVTPNWIGHTGKGTVES
- the trbJ gene encoding P-type conjugative transfer protein TrbJ encodes the protein MRKKFAALMLTGAIALAPMQPAYALFGVGDVVIDPTNLAQNILTAARTLEMINNQITQLQNEAQMLINQGRNLANLPHSSLARLRSIMQQTEDLLGEAQRVGYVVSEIERVFSEQYGDAAATGDFAAMNANAEARWRTSVAGYEDALKVQAGVVGNIEATRTELSTLVSQSQGAVGALQAAQAGNQLLALQSQQMTDLTAAIAAQNRADALDAARRASAEAQGRENLNRFLDYGSGYTPTAVSMFR